From the Pseudarthrobacter sp. MM222 genome, one window contains:
- a CDS encoding gluconeogenesis factor YvcK family protein encodes MALLTGPLPLVPPASPAFASQQDKGPSVVALGGGHGLSASLSALRLLTSELTAIVTVADDGGSSGRLREEYGVLPPGDLRMALSALCDDTDWGRTWRDVMQHRFQPGKGRGGSLDDHAMGNLLIVTLWELLGDTVAGLKWAGALLGARGEVLPMSSVPLTIEGQIRVTAPDGTSVLQTLRGQAKCAVAGSLEHVRLLPADAPACLEALTAIELADWVILGPGSWYTSVLPHLLLPEMREALCNTQARRCLTMNLATDTKETMGMTAADHLRVLRQYAPDFSIDVVLADPASVPDLREFEQAAGMLGAEVVLGKVGASSRRPIHDPLRLATAYHDIFGNS; translated from the coding sequence ATGGCGCTGCTCACCGGCCCCCTGCCGCTCGTCCCGCCGGCCAGTCCTGCCTTCGCCAGCCAGCAGGACAAAGGCCCCTCCGTGGTCGCGCTCGGCGGCGGCCACGGCCTCTCCGCCTCACTGTCGGCCCTGCGCCTGCTTACCTCGGAACTGACCGCCATCGTCACAGTGGCGGACGACGGCGGATCCTCGGGGCGCCTGCGCGAGGAGTACGGCGTCCTCCCGCCCGGAGACCTGCGGATGGCGCTGTCCGCCCTGTGCGACGATACCGACTGGGGCCGCACCTGGCGCGATGTCATGCAGCACCGGTTCCAGCCCGGCAAGGGCCGCGGCGGCTCCCTCGACGACCACGCCATGGGCAACCTGCTGATCGTGACCCTTTGGGAGCTCCTCGGCGACACCGTGGCAGGCCTCAAATGGGCCGGCGCCCTGCTGGGCGCCCGCGGCGAGGTCCTGCCGATGTCCAGCGTTCCGCTCACCATCGAGGGCCAGATCCGGGTCACTGCCCCCGACGGCACCTCGGTGCTGCAAACCCTTCGCGGTCAGGCTAAATGCGCGGTCGCCGGTTCGCTGGAGCACGTCCGGCTGCTGCCCGCGGACGCCCCGGCCTGCCTGGAGGCCCTCACGGCCATTGAACTCGCGGACTGGGTCATCCTGGGTCCGGGCTCCTGGTACACGTCCGTGCTGCCGCACCTGCTCCTGCCGGAAATGCGGGAAGCGCTCTGCAACACCCAGGCGCGGCGCTGCCTCACGATGAACCTGGCGACGGACACCAAGGAAACCATGGGCATGACCGCCGCGGACCACCTCCGCGTGCTGCGCCAGTACGCGCCGGACTTCTCGATCGACGTCGTCCTGGCCGATCCGGCGTCGGTCCCGGACCTTCGCGAGTTCGAGCAGGCGGCCGGGATGCTCGGTGCCGAGGTCGTCTTGGGTAAAGTGGGGGCGTCGAGCCGCCGGCCGATCCACGACCCGTTGCGTCTGGCCACGGCGTACCACGACATTTTCGGGAACAGTTAG
- the rapZ gene encoding RNase adapter RapZ: MAESTAGSGTETDGMTPVKPDEAELLVVTGMSGAGRSTASDALEDHGWYVVENLPPQMLGTLAELVSHAPRSISKLAVVMDVRSKELFADIRAALRALEASGVTFRVLFLDADDGVLVRRFEQGRRPHPLQGGGRILDGIAAERELLHELRTSADIVLDTSALNVHGLATAITELFSDTGPVALRLNVMSFGFKYGLPVDANFVADARFIPNPHWVPALRPHTGLDKDVSDYVLEAQGVSNFVERYVLALEPVLDGYRRENKHYATIAIGCTGGKHRSVAVAVELSRRLAQYPRVTVTTTHRDLGRE; encoded by the coding sequence ATGGCAGAGTCGACGGCGGGATCCGGCACGGAAACGGACGGCATGACTCCGGTCAAACCCGATGAGGCGGAACTGCTCGTGGTGACCGGCATGTCGGGAGCGGGCCGCAGCACGGCCTCGGACGCGCTGGAGGACCACGGCTGGTACGTCGTGGAGAACCTGCCGCCGCAGATGCTCGGCACGCTCGCCGAGCTGGTTTCCCACGCGCCCCGCTCCATCTCCAAACTCGCCGTGGTGATGGACGTCCGGAGCAAGGAGCTGTTCGCTGACATCCGCGCCGCCCTCCGCGCGCTCGAGGCCAGTGGCGTCACCTTCCGGGTGCTCTTCCTCGACGCGGACGACGGCGTCCTGGTCCGCCGCTTCGAACAGGGCCGCCGCCCGCACCCGCTGCAGGGCGGCGGCAGGATCCTCGACGGCATCGCCGCCGAGCGCGAACTGCTCCACGAACTCCGGACTTCTGCCGATATCGTCCTGGACACCTCGGCCCTGAACGTGCACGGACTGGCCACCGCCATCACTGAGCTGTTCAGCGACACCGGACCGGTGGCGCTGCGCCTGAACGTCATGAGCTTCGGTTTCAAGTACGGCCTGCCGGTGGACGCGAACTTCGTGGCGGACGCCCGCTTCATCCCCAACCCGCACTGGGTTCCGGCGCTGCGCCCGCACACCGGCCTGGACAAGGACGTCAGCGACTACGTGCTCGAGGCCCAGGGGGTCAGCAACTTCGTGGAGCGCTACGTCCTGGCCCTCGAACCGGTGTTGGACGGCTACCGCCGTGAGAACAAGCACTACGCCACGATTGCGATCGGCTGCACCGGAGGAAAGCACCGCTCGGTCGCCGTCGCCGTCGAGCTTTCCCGCCGCCTCGCGCAATACCCGCGCGTCACCGTGACCACGACGCACCGGGACCTGGGCCGGGAATAA